AACCCTCGTCGAGGAATTTGGGATCCACAAAGGACACCGCGGGCAGGGCTCCGGTTCCGCAATCGCTCAGGAACTCGGCGTAAGGCCGGCTGATCGGCTGGTACTTCGCGCCCCACAGCGCGGTGAACGGCGTGTCGCAGAAGTAGTACCGGCCGGTCACGCCGGCCTCGGCCAGCCGGTCCCAGATCGTCGGGAGCGTGGAGACCGTATTCGAGTTGTGGATCCGGTCGGTCTGCGCGGCGTGCTGGTAGAAGCGGTTCGGGTAGGTCTCGGCCATGATCGCCGAGAAGTAGTTGTCGCAGACCGTCCAGTACGGCGCGGCGCCGCCGTAGAAAGGCAGGTCCTGCTGTTGGTAGTAACCGATGCTGAACACGTCGTTGCTGCCCGCGCGCAGCCAGCCGTCGCACTGGCCGTTGTTGTACTCGACGCGTCCGCCCTCGAAGCTGTGGTCCGGGTCCGGATGCGCGCAGCCCTGGAAGTCCTCGAGGTGATAAGTCCGGTGCGCCGCGCCTAAGGAGTCCACATAGGACAAACCGGACTGTTTGCCGTCGGCTCCGGGAAGCCAGCCGAGGAAATGGTCGAACGAACGGTTTTCCATCATGACCACGACGATGTGGTCGATCCCGGACGATTCAGGCGGCGGGAGCGGCGAGGACGCGGCTGCCGCCTCGGGCGCCAGCGTCGCGGCGACCGCGGTGGACACGGCGCCGGCGAGGAACTGTCGTCGCGAAGAAGTCACCCGGAAGTTGTAGCCCAGCCCCGCGGCCAGGACTATCCCCCGCGGCGAATGTTCAGCACCCGGCAACCTGTCGCGCCGGGCGATCGCGTCCGCGGTGCCGCCGTGATCGTCCCGAATCAGCCTGATTGCCCCCGGCCGGCCGCGGCGGCTCGGCATACCGCTCCCGTTTGCCCAGGCGGAGAACGGGTACCGCCCAAGCATGACTGCCACCTCGCGAAACCACGGCTCCCAGCGAGAGCAGGCCCCGGTGCAGCGCCTGCTCGAACGCCTCGAAACCGCCGATGCGCTCGACCGGCCCGCCTCGAAGATCGCCGGCGCGGCGGAACAGTTCCGCGGCCGTCCCGGCCGGATCCTGCGCGGCCAGTGGCTGGGTCACCCGCTGCATCCGGTCGCCGTCACCGCGCCGATCGGCGCTTGGCTGACGGCTGCGGTATTCGACTGCTTCCCCGGACAGGAGCGCGCGGCGGAGCGCTCCCTCGGGCTCGGCCTCGCCGCCGCGCCCGCGGCCGCGGTGCTCGGGCTCGCCGACTTCCGCGACCTCGACGCGCGGCAACGACGGGTGGGCCTGCTGCACCTGGCGGCCAACGCTGTCGCGACCAGCCTGTGCACTGCGTCCTACGTCGCCCGTCGCCGGGGGCGCCTCGGAGCCGGCCGGCTGCTGGCACTTGGCGGGCTGGCCGCCGCGGCTACTGGCGGCGCTCTCGGCGGCCATCTCTCCTACGCGCTCGGCGCGGGCGTGTACCGGTGGCAGAACCGGGGACCCGCGCAACGGCCGCAAGAGGTTTCGACGCACGCCAGCGGGGTATAGCCGGAATCAGGGAAAGCCGTAGGGAGGCACCATGACCCAGGCACCTGAACAACCGCAGCCGCTCCCGCTCGACACGTGGGTCGGCGACCACGACCCGGCGGACCAGAACTGGCTGGAGCACGGCGACGAGATCCGCCTCGCCGCCCAGCGGGCCGGACGGGAGCGGCAGCAGCCGGAAACCGACTGACCGCGGGTCAGTCGTACTGGACGAACATGGTCGCGCCACCGTCCGCGAAGTTGTCCAGGTCGGCGGCAGCCGCCTGCCCCTCCGGCGAGGAAAGCCCGGCAGCGAGCGCCTCGGCGGACCGGAACGACAGCTCGGCGAGCAAATAGTAGGGCGGTTCGCCGCCGTCGAGCGCCGCGCACCGCCGGGCGGAGAATCCGGCCAGCTCGGGCACCTTCTCCACGAGCGGCCGGTGGGTGCGCGCATAGTGTTCGTCGAACGCCGCGGGGTCGCTGGGATGTCCATATGCGACCGTCAGGATGTGCATGCCGGATCTCCTTCGTTCGGACGGGCCTGCTCCCACCGTGGCCGCCCGGGCCGCTGCCGTCAATCCGGTCGGCCGGGCTCCGGCATCTCAGTGCCGGGCGCCTAGACTTCGGCCATGGTGCTGGGCGAGCCGCGGATCCTTGTCGTCGAGGACGCCGAAGCGATCCGGGTTTCGGTGGAAGTCGCGTTGCGGGGAGCGGGCTTCTCGGTGCGCGCGCTGCCCGACGGCGAGCGGCTCGAAGAAGAACTCGCCCGGTTCCGGCCCGACCTGGTCGTGCTCGACGTGCTGCTTCCCGGCCGCGACGGGTTCGCGCTGCTGCGGGTCGTCCGGCGGCAATGCGCGGCCGGGGTCCTCATGCTCACCGCGAGGGACGGCGTCGAGGATCGGCTGCGCGGGCTCGGCGAAGGCGCGGACGACTATCTGGTGAAGCCGTTCGTGCTGGCCGAACTCGTCGCGCGGGTCACCGCGGTGCTGCGCCGGACCGGCCGCACGCGGCCGGCCATCGAGATCGGCGACCTCGTGGTCGACCTCGACGCCGGGCTGGCGCTGCACCGGGGCACGCGGATCGACCTGACCGTCACTGAGTGGAAGCTGCTGGCCTATCTCGCCGCCCATCGCGACCGGGTCGTCGGCAAAGCCCAGATCCTCAGCGCGGTGTGGGGCTACGACGAGTACAGCGCGAATCTCGTCGAGGTCAACGTGAGCACGCTGCGCCGGAAACTCGAAGCGCACGGGCCGCGGCTGCTGCACACCGTGCGCGGGCAGGGCTACGTCCTGGGCGGCGAGCGCCGGTGAGCCGGATGAAGACGACCTCGCTCTACCGCCGGGTCACCGTGACGGCGCTGATCGTGCTGATCGCGGTCCTAGCGCTTGTCGGGTTCGTCGTGTTCGCGGTCTTCCGCTCCCAGGCCGAGCAGGACGTGAACCGCGTGCTGGCCGGGCGCGTCCAGCTCGCGCAGCAGCTCGCCCGCCAGAACGTGCCCCCGCGCAGTCTGCTGCGCCGGGTCGAAACGA
This sequence is a window from Amycolatopsis benzoatilytica AK 16/65. Protein-coding genes within it:
- a CDS encoding response regulator transcription factor — its product is MVLGEPRILVVEDAEAIRVSVEVALRGAGFSVRALPDGERLEEELARFRPDLVVLDVLLPGRDGFALLRVVRRQCAAGVLMLTARDGVEDRLRGLGEGADDYLVKPFVLAELVARVTAVLRRTGRTRPAIEIGDLVVDLDAGLALHRGTRIDLTVTEWKLLAYLAAHRDRVVGKAQILSAVWGYDEYSANLVEVNVSTLRRKLEAHGPRLLHTVRGQGYVLGGERR
- a CDS encoding EthD family reductase gives rise to the protein MHILTVAYGHPSDPAAFDEHYARTHRPLVEKVPELAGFSARRCAALDGGEPPYYLLAELSFRSAEALAAGLSSPEGQAAAADLDNFADGGATMFVQYD
- a CDS encoding DUF2231 domain-containing protein, with the protein product MTATSRNHGSQREQAPVQRLLERLETADALDRPASKIAGAAEQFRGRPGRILRGQWLGHPLHPVAVTAPIGAWLTAAVFDCFPGQERAAERSLGLGLAAAPAAAVLGLADFRDLDARQRRVGLLHLAANAVATSLCTASYVARRRGRLGAGRLLALGGLAAAATGGALGGHLSYALGAGVYRWQNRGPAQRPQEVSTHASGV
- a CDS encoding alkaline phosphatase family protein produces the protein MTSSRRQFLAGAVSTAVAATLAPEAAAASSPLPPPESSGIDHIVVVMMENRSFDHFLGWLPGADGKQSGLSYVDSLGAAHRTYHLEDFQGCAHPDPDHSFEGGRVEYNNGQCDGWLRAGSNDVFSIGYYQQQDLPFYGGAAPYWTVCDNYFSAIMAETYPNRFYQHAAQTDRIHNSNTVSTLPTIWDRLAEAGVTGRYYFCDTPFTALWGAKYQPISRPYAEFLSDCGTGALPAVSFVDPKFLDEGSGSSADDHPHADIRAGQSFLDEVYRAVTGGPAWERTLLVINYDEWGGFFDHVPPTVAPDANPAWGLRGFRVPCLVISPRARRGYVAHNVYDHTSVLKAVEWRWNLAPLTVRDAGARNLAEVLDFSNPPDLTAPRWPVPQVVGTPCALSQYVDYEQWLALKELALDNGWTLP